A stretch of Candidatus Sulfotelmatobacter sp. DNA encodes these proteins:
- a CDS encoding DnaJ C-terminal domain-containing protein: protein MNYKDYYAALGVPKTAAEKDIKSAYRKLARKWHPDANPTNTREAEEKFKDIQEAYEVLGDPEKRRKYDALGSDWQRAAREAEQQRSYRTAQDTDFGSFNFGGGAAGASGFSDFFDMFFSGIGRRPGAGATNFGGATAQRGEDLESTIELSLHDAYEGGKKTVTLQVEDLCPRCHGTGTDRNRICPQCHGTGRIRETKKFDVTIPRGVRDGQRIRLAKQGASGANGGPRGDLYLVVHLTDDDRYERKGDDLYLDLPVSIYDLALGAEVRVPTLNGDVTMTIPAGTQNNKMLRLSGKGMPKLKDGGYGDEYVRLIGQLPTNLTDKETKLFRELAGLRNGKAK from the coding sequence ATGAACTACAAAGACTACTATGCTGCTCTAGGTGTTCCGAAGACCGCCGCCGAGAAAGACATCAAGTCGGCGTATCGGAAGCTCGCGCGCAAGTGGCATCCGGATGCGAATCCGACCAACACGCGCGAAGCCGAAGAGAAGTTCAAGGACATCCAGGAAGCGTACGAGGTGCTCGGCGATCCCGAGAAGCGCCGCAAGTACGACGCGCTGGGGTCGGATTGGCAGCGCGCGGCGCGCGAGGCCGAGCAGCAACGCTCGTACCGGACCGCGCAAGACACGGACTTCGGCAGCTTCAACTTCGGCGGCGGCGCGGCGGGCGCGAGCGGCTTCTCCGACTTCTTCGACATGTTCTTCTCCGGCATCGGACGCCGTCCGGGCGCCGGTGCGACGAACTTCGGGGGCGCGACGGCGCAGCGCGGGGAGGACCTCGAGTCCACCATCGAGCTCTCGCTGCACGACGCCTACGAAGGCGGCAAAAAGACGGTCACGCTGCAGGTCGAGGATCTCTGCCCGCGCTGTCACGGCACCGGCACCGACCGTAACCGCATCTGTCCGCAGTGCCACGGCACCGGCCGTATTCGAGAGACGAAGAAGTTCGACGTCACGATCCCGCGCGGGGTTCGCGACGGCCAGCGCATTCGTCTGGCCAAGCAAGGCGCCAGCGGCGCGAACGGCGGTCCGCGCGGCGACCTGTACCTGGTCGTGCACTTGACCGACGACGACCGCTACGAGCGCAAGGGCGACGACCTGTACCTCGACCTCCCGGTCAGCATCTACGATCTGGCGCTGGGAGCCGAAGTGCGCGTGCCGACCCTCAACGGCGACGTCACCATGACGATCCCCGCCGGGACGCAGAACAACAAGATGCTGCGCCTCTCCGGCAAGGGGATGCCCAAGCTCAAGGACGGCGGCTACGGCGACGAATACGTCCGCCTCATCGGCCAGCTGCCCACCAACCTGACCGATAAGGAAACGAAGCTGTTCCGCGAGCTCGCCGGCTTGCGGAACGGCAAGGCCAAATAG